One region of Bactrocera neohumeralis isolate Rockhampton chromosome 5, APGP_CSIRO_Bneo_wtdbg2-racon-allhic-juicebox.fasta_v2, whole genome shotgun sequence genomic DNA includes:
- the LOC126760689 gene encoding uncharacterized protein LOC126760689 — MKLETKSEPPQYLNEQFFKTALEDGLRDMRVDIKKIIFAESNGGGENYCSKIYRAKALYRSSKRQLDEELALIVKSIAITPATQFLEELAVYLREKIFYFDVLGRLEVLIGDGAKFGPRCFYTTREPIQTIVFDDLTQYGYKLASRQNGLDEEHCVVILQKLGKFHATSMVLMEKDPSVREHFTTGMLDEHYIRTNERFIHFMSLQLRTLAEVVAKWPGYEAIAVKLHRHCDNIKENLVITGQPKPGEITVLNHGDLWVNNFMYKYEEKNATKPIDAIFLDFQNSFFGSPGCDINFFLNSSVQLDVLVNRRDFLVRTYYEALRSSLEHMHYEHIPTLHDIEMEIRARELYGFFSSYAFLPMVAMRKEDSYDNSIEALSNQEFARKKVQQMFSSNPRTTDTLRYAVKRFDDLGIFD, encoded by the exons ATGAAATTAGAAACGAAAAGTGAGCCACCGCAATATTTAAATGAGCAATTCTTCAAAACCGCCTTGGAGGATGGACTGCGTGATATGCGTGTCGATATAAAGAAAATCATATTCGCCGAATCGAATGGTGGCGGTGAGAATTATTGCAGTAAAATATATCGTGCCAAAGCTTTGTATAGGAGTAGCAAACGTCAGTTGGACGAAGAATTGGCGTTGATTGTGAAGAGTATTGCTATAACACCGGCCACACAGTTTCTCGAGGAGTTGGCGGTATATTTGCGTgagaaaattttctatttcgaCGTGCTCGGACGATTGGAAGTATTAATTGGCGATGGTGCAAAATTTGGGCCAAG ATGTTTCTACACCACTCGGGAACCCATACAGACAATAGTATTCGACGACCTCACGCAGTATGGCTATAAACTGGCTAGTCGTCAAAATGGGCTCGACGAGGAACACTGCGTGGTAATATTGCAAAAATTGGGCAAATTTCATGCGACTTCTATGGTTTTAATGGAGAAG GACCCCAGCGTTCGTGAACATTTCACCACCGGCATGCTGGACGAACACTATATACGGACCAATGAGCGTTTCATCCACTTTATGTCACTGCAATTGCGCACACTCGCCGAAGTCGTTGCCAAGTGGCCTGGCTATGAGGCGATAGCTGTGAAATTACATCGTCATTGTGATAATATTAAAGAGAACCTCGTGATAACTGGACAACCGAAACCAGGCGAAATAACTGTGCTAAATCATGGCGACTTATGGGTGAACAATTTCATGTACAAATATGAGGAGAAGAATGCAACTAAGCCCATAGATGCAATATTC CTCGATTTCCAGAACAGCTTTTTTGGCAGTCCCGGTTGCGATATTAACTTCTTTCTGAACAGCAGCGTTCAGCTGGATGTGTTGGTTAATCGTCGCGACTTCCTCGTACGTACCTACTATGAAGCGTTGCGGAGCTCGCTGGAACACATGCACTACGAACACATACCGACGCTGCACGACATCGAAATGGAGATCCGCGCACGCGAATTGTATGGCTTTTTCTCGTCGTATGCCTTCTTGCCAATGGTGGCGATGCGCAAAGAGGACTCTTACGATAACAGTATTGAGGCTTTGAGTAATCAGGAATTTGCACGCAAAAAAGTACAACAAATGTTCTCCTCAAATCCAAGGACCACAGATACATTGCGTTATGCCGTCAAACGTTTCGATGATTTGGGTATATTCGATTGA
- the LOC126758270 gene encoding putative exonuclease GOR, with protein sequence MLKQCVRCERPFRVTSSGVYLKRERCTFHWGKLYKVKTRHNKYNKQYTCCGGSSESVGCTSNPVHVWTGVVSGINGPYGGFVHTRRITDEPKVYALDCEMSFIGRGLALTKVTVIAFDGRLVYQHFVRPIGAIVDYNTRFSGITKSDISKSNKRVKTLAEVQRDLLQIIDANSILIGHGLENDLRVLKIVHKTVVDTSIVFKHSNGFPYRHSLKHLTKTYLKRNIQLDGQSHDSLEDARACLELMLWKVTTDKQEN encoded by the coding sequence ATGCTTAAGCAATGCGTACGTTGTGAACGTCCTTTTCGTGTCACAAGTTCTGGCGTATATTTGAAGCGAGAGAGATGTACCTTTCATTGGGGTAAATTGTACAAAGTAAAAACCCGgcataacaaatacaataaacaaTACACTTGTTGTGGTGGCTCCAGCGAGTCAGTGGGCTGTACGTCTAATCCGGTGCACGTGTGGACCGGTGTTGTGTCCGGCATTAATGGACCATATGGCGGTTTTGTGCACACACGCCGGATTACCGACGAGCCCAAGGTGTACGCACTGGACTGTGAAATGTCCTTTATTGGACGTGGACTGGCTTTGACCAAGGTAACTGTGATCGCGTTTGATGGGCGATTAGTTTATCAGCACTTTGTGCGCCCCATTGGGGCAATTGTCGACTATAATACGCGTTTCTCTGGCATAACCAAAAGTGACATATCCAAATCGAATAAGCGAGTTAAGACACTTGCCGAGGTGCAGCGTGATTTGCTTCAGATAATCGACGCCAACTCAATACTTATAGGACACGGTCTAGAAAATGACCTGAGAGTCCTGAAAATTGTCCACAAGACAGTTGTCGACACTTCAATAGTATTTAAACATTCCAACGGTTTTCCGTATCGACACTCGTTAAAACATCTGACCAAAACGTATTTGAAACGTAACATTCAATTAGATGGCCAGAGTCACGATAGTTTAGAGGATGCACGGGCGTGTTTGGAGCTGATGCTGTGGAAGGTGACAACCGACAAACAGGAGAACTAA
- the LOC126758271 gene encoding putative exonuclease GOR: protein MPQQMQQTGETRSRHSDPYNPIRGASQICGQQVEPTVPKKNQRLSLQLPQLLQELRQLQDQVAHQQSRTTGAKSDKKFPQKQAIKKFGGRKPHVIRRNINIAAANLQVVASPLADRYWLKISQSELIAKLRRYIIAPNLLPVYGYPFKSCLYKGKVVIYKKLPPRFYTKSTSKPNAPHNDENVYPTDLDRQHVPNNDEEPKQCVRCERPFRITNTGEYVTREKCTFHKGKLHRVYTQNKKYNLQYTCCGASRESVGCASNPVHVWTGVVSGLNGPYRGFVHTRHITDEPKVYALDCEMFHTGRGLALTKVTVIGFDGQLVYQNYVRPTSIVVDHNRRFSGVTDRDVSKSKKPVKTLGEVQLDLLQIIDANSILIGHGLENDLRVLQIVHQTVVDTSIVFSHSNGFPYRHSLKHLVKKHLKRNIQLEGKSHDTLEDARACWELMLWKVATDKQEG from the coding sequence ATGccacaacaaatgcaacaaactGGTGAGACACGGAGCAGACATTCGGACCCCTACAACCCTATTAGAGGTGCATCACAAATATGTGGCCAACAAGTGGAACCAACTGTGCCAAAGAAAAACCAACGATTGTCACTGCAGTTGCCACAACTTCTGCAAGAATTGAGGCAACTGCAGGACCAAGTTGCACATCAACAATCGCGAACGACCGGTGCCAAAAGTGACAAGAAATTCCCACAGAAACAGGCGATTAAAAAATTTGGAGGGAGAAAACCTCATGTGATTCGCAGAAACATTAATATTGCTGCGGCAAATCTACAAGTGGTCGCTTCACCGCTCGCTGATCGCTATTGGCTAAAAATTTCACAGTCAGAGTTAATAGCAAAGTTAAGACGTTATATTATCGCACCGAATCTTTTGCCCGTCTATGGCTACCCATTTAAAAGTTGTTTGTACAAGGGTAAAGTTGTAATTTATAAGAAGTTGCCCCCCCGGTTCTATACAAAGAGTACCAGCAAGCCAAATGCGCCCCACAACGATGAGAACGTGTACCCGACTGACTTGGACCGACAACACGTGCCGAATAATGATGAAGAGCCTAAGCAATGCGTACGCTGTGAACGTCCGTTTCGCATCACAAACACCGGCGAATATGTAACGCGAGAGAAATGTACTTTCCATAAAGGAAAGTTACATCGAGTGTATACTCAAAACAAGAAATACAACTTACAGTACACCTGTTGTGGCGCCTCCAGAGAGTCAGTGGGCTGCGCGTCCAATCCGGTGCACGTATGGACCGGTGTTGTGTCCGGCCTTAATGGACCATATAGAGGTTTTGTGCACACACGCCATATTACCGACGAGCCCAAGGTGTACGCGTTGGACTGTGAAATGTTTCATACAGGACGTGGACTGGCCTTGACCAAGGTCACTGTGATCGGATTCGATGGGCAATTAGTTTATCAGAATTATGTGCGTCCCACGTCCATCGTCGTGGACCACAATAGGCGGTTCTCAGGTGTTACTGACAGAGATGTATCCAAATCAAAAAAGCCAGTTAAGACGCTCGGTGAGGTGCAgcttgatttgcttcaaataatcGACGCCAACTCAATACTTATAGGACATGGTTTGGAGAATGATTTGAGGGTCCTGCAAATTGTGCACCAAACCGTTGTCGACACTTCGATCGTTTTTTCCCATTCCAACGGTTTTCCTTATCGACACTCGCTAAAGCATTTGGTAAAAAAACACTTAAAGCGTAACATTCAATTAGAAGGCAAGAGTCACGATACTTTAGAGGATGCACGGGCATGTTGGGAGCTGATGCTCTGGAAGGTGGCCACCGACAAACAGGAGGGCTGA
- the LOC126758273 gene encoding putative exonuclease GOR codes for MNNFDAPLNKPLEQSKNMIANKQDFQTILKPGLVDLIPEEHCTNLQLTLLKLRQEGSKLKIDKLILQEDEITKQIEELLKQQVELDQEVEELRKQKELENLSGKELQKYLKLKKIESYNDNDTILPTTLPPLDQHKKLHLSEVKFAKRLRRYRHILTRNFLSHYGYPVESYDEDGVFIDQQSKPREYSFYRSPCKLEHICVRCDRPFHVSEAGEYLTKESCVYHSGEFKERFTCCAGERDSEGCERYKLHVWQGIKDGYSGPYNDFLYTQPRSDKSDIEAKVYALNCKMCYTGRGLEVARVSLVGYDGQVVYDHFVKPTSEVVDYCTRFSGVTAKDLCEMQNKNLKTFAEVQKDLLQLIDADTILIGHSMENDLRVLKIVHKKVVDTAHEFPHPLRFPRRHSLKNLTKKYLKRDIQCGNNGHDSVENARACLELVMWKDVIKRIISGDESWIYAYDPETDDESAENRGRGEPKLAETLQIKSKIKVMVTVFIDYQDAVHSEFLPIGQTIKKEYYLSFMLICA; via the exons atgaataatttcGACGCACCGTTAAACAAACCCTTGGAACAGTCCAAAAATATGATTGCAAACAAGCAAGACTTCCAAACCATCCTGAAACCTGGACTAGTTGACTTGATTCCAGAAGAACACTGTACAAATCTACAACTAACTCTCTTAAAGCTACGACAAGAAGGATCAAAGTTGAAAATAGATAAGCTAATACTTCAGGAAGAcgaaattacaaaacaaattgaAGAGCTATTAAAACAACAAGTGGAACTCGATCAAGAAGTAGAAGAACTTAGAAAACAGAAAGAGTTAGAAAATCTTTCAGGAAAAGAACTACAAAAATATCTCAAACTTAAAAAGATCGAAAGCTATAATGATAATGATACTATACTGCCAACAACCTTGCCACCATTAGATCAGCATAAGAAACTCCATTTATCAGAAGTCAAGTTCGCAAAACGTTTACGTCGCTATCGGCATATCTTGACACGAAATTTTTTGAGTCACTATGGTTACCCAGTGGAAAGTTACGACGAAGACGGGGTATTCATCGACCAACAATCTAAGCCACGAGAGTACTCATTCTATAGAAGCCCTTGTAAATTGGAACATATTTGCGTACGATGCGATCGCCCCTTTCACGTGAGCGAGGCAGGGGAATATTTAACCAAAGAAAGCTGTGTCTATCACAGCGGCGAATTTAAGGAGAGGTTTACTTGCTGCGCAGGTGAGAGAGACTCAGAGGGTTGCGAGCGTTATAAGCTGCACGTGTGGCAGGGGATTAAAGATGGATATAGCGGACCCTATAATGATTTTCTTTACACACAACCACGCTCCGATAAATCAGATATTGAAGCCAAAGTGTATGCGCTGAATTGTAAAATGTGTTACACCGGCCGTGGACTCGAAGTGGCCAGAGTATCGTTAGTTGGTTATGATGGACAAGTGGTTTATGATCATTTTGTGAAGCCGACAAGTGAAGTTGTCGATTACTGTACACGTTTCTCAGGCGTAACCGCCAAAGATCTATGTGagatgcaaaacaaaaatttgaaaaccttCGCCGAAGTTCAAAAAGATTTGCTGCAACTGATCGATGCCGATACAATACTCATTGGTCATAGTATGGAGAACGATTTGCGTGTGTTGAAGATTGTTCATAAGAAGGTAGTCGACACGGCACATGAGTTCCCACACCCATTACGCTTTCCACGTCGTCATTCGCTTAAGAATCTGACTAAGAAATACTTAAAGCGCGATATACAATGTGGCAACAACGGTCACGACAGTGTGGAAAACGCTCGTGCCTGTTTGGAGTTGGTTATGTGGAAA gatgtcattaaACGTATTATttctggcgatgagtcttggatctatgcttacgatccggAAACAGATGATGAGTCGGCCGAAAATCGTGGCAGAGGTGAGCCAAAGCTGGCAGAAACACTTCAAatcaagtcaaaaatcaaggttatggtGACAGTTTTCATTGATTATCAAGATgcggtgcactccgaattcctacCGATCGGCCAAACTATCAagaaggaatactatttgagttttATGTTAATTTGCGCGTAG